A genomic window from Triticum urartu cultivar G1812 chromosome 7, Tu2.1, whole genome shotgun sequence includes:
- the LOC125518489 gene encoding uncharacterized protein LOC125518489 gives MATTGGAGGDCGGSAGVGDDGPSVGDICGSSNPSWPLDTSSPSHNPQYCLKFAAARSWARAVKENLTESHRIASSFGGIYFNDDVWEVRMHFHDRNNLERSVCISDITYYNLVALIETEGYGLNDFMYFVRDPGVGITGMDEICDYDKVDEMLDHIANNDQHVVNLTVVRGTDPRPADLNSGYLVEEQVPLSHIGENPVYVVNPSGVLLRSPPKSIIQSQPEPLQFYTTQHNTNHDLDTNAVMDQCNAADQDELETLMELKRTTKIAKFRKHKIAAKHVNKVKQKLPILLTEDDLDLDADEDYLQRLNEMRKQREDPLIHFDGDTDVDEVYEEDEEGQHVEVEKEEQVEQDEQVEQQEVPTKKKKARKGPTERSHSSLEQRFEDV, from the exons ATGGCGACGACTGGCGGCGCAGGCGGCGACTGCGGCGGGTCTGCTGGTGTTGGAGACGATGGTCCATCGGTGGGAGATATATGCGGGAGCTCAAACCCTAGCTGGCCGTTGGATACGAGCAGCCCCAGCCACAACCCCCAGTACTGTCTCAAATTTGCGGCGGCAAGATCTTGGGCCAGGGCAGTGAAGGAGAATCTGACGGAGAGCCACCGGATTGCCTCGTCATTCGGCGGCATCTA TTTTAACGATGATGTTTGGGAAGTTAGAATGCACTTCCATGACAGAAACAACTTGGAGAGATCAGTTTGCATTTCAGACATAACATATTATAATTTGGTTGCCCTAATAGAGACAGAGGGATATGGGCTTAATGATTTCATGTATTTTGTGAGGGATCCTGGTGTGGGGATTACAGGAATGGATGAAATTTGTGATTATGATAAGGTGGATGAAATGCTTGACCATATTGCTAACAATGATCAGCACGTAGTGAACTTGACAGTGGTTAGGGGCACTGATCCAAGACCTGCAGATTTGAACTCAGGCTATCTGGTTGAGGAGCAGGTTCCTTTGAGCCATATAGGAGAGAACCCTGTGTATGTAGTAAATCCTTCTGGTGTTCTCTTAAGATCACCACCAAAAAGTATAATACAGAGTCAGCCAGAGCCATTGCAGTTCTACACTACACAGCATAACACAAACCATGATCTGGATACAAATGCTGTCATGGACCAATGCAATGCAGCAGATCAGGATGAACTGGAGACATTAATGGAGTTGAAGAGGACAACAAAGATTGCCAAATTTAGGAAACATAAGATTGCAGCTAAGCATGTAAATAAGGTTAAGCAGAAGCTACCAATTCTTCTAACTGAAGATGATTTAGATCTGGATGCAGATGAGGACTATCTTCAGAGGCTTAATGAGATGAGGAAGCAAAGAGAGGATCCACTCATTCATTTTGATGGAGACACTGATGTGGATGAAGTGTATGAGGAAGATGAGGAAGGGCAACATGTGGAGGTGGAGAAAGAGGAGCAGGTGGAGCAAGATGAGCAGGTGGAGCAGCAAGAGGTGCCTACAAAGAAGAAGAAAGCTAGAAAAGGGCCAACAGAGAGGTCACATTCTAGTTTGGAACAGAGATTTGAGGATGTTTAG